One genomic region from Muriicola soli encodes:
- a CDS encoding anthranilate synthase component I family protein: MPYQLKTHYKKILADTITPVSVYLKIRDQFPNSILLESSDYRANDNTFSYICCNPIASITIEDEKIREEFPDGKEEISEITATTDVTSVIDNFAKQFQVSEQDFKFINNGLFGYLAYDAVRYFEDVEIRKKDGLIQIPDVYYAVYQNIIAINHFKNEAYIFAHCYDRKSNVDVLEQLLNARNFASYTFSKSGERETNLEDSKYKEFVNLAKEHCHRGDVFQLVLSRRFSQRFKGDEFNVYRALRSINPSPYLFYFDYGNFKIFGSSPEAQLIVKDGKAEIHPIAGTFRRTGNDEEDALLAKKLSEDAKENSEHVMLVDLARNDLSRNGSQVKVENYREVQFFSHVIHLVSKVSAQKKKDIPTLKVVADTFPAGTLSGAPKHRAMQLIDAYEPSNRTYYGGAIGFMDFHGNFNHAIMIRTFLSKDHTLYYQAGAGLVAASDPDDELEETYNKLGALNKALEIAEDL, from the coding sequence ATGCCTTATCAACTCAAGACTCATTACAAAAAAATCCTTGCAGATACCATTACCCCGGTTAGTGTATATCTGAAGATCCGGGATCAATTTCCCAACAGCATTCTGCTGGAAAGTAGCGATTACAGGGCTAATGACAATACGTTTTCCTATATCTGCTGTAATCCAATTGCCTCCATTACCATTGAAGATGAGAAGATCAGGGAGGAATTCCCCGACGGGAAAGAAGAGATATCTGAAATTACCGCAACCACAGATGTGACTAGTGTAATTGACAACTTTGCCAAACAGTTTCAGGTTTCGGAACAGGATTTTAAATTTATCAACAACGGACTCTTTGGCTATCTCGCCTACGACGCAGTGAGGTATTTCGAGGATGTAGAGATCCGGAAAAAGGATGGGCTTATACAAATTCCTGATGTTTACTACGCGGTATATCAAAATATCATCGCTATAAATCACTTTAAGAACGAGGCATATATTTTTGCCCATTGCTACGATCGCAAGAGCAATGTAGATGTCTTGGAACAATTGCTCAACGCTCGAAATTTTGCCTCCTATACATTTAGTAAATCAGGAGAAAGAGAAACAAATCTGGAAGATAGCAAGTACAAAGAATTCGTAAATCTGGCCAAGGAGCACTGCCATCGAGGGGATGTTTTCCAGCTCGTGCTGTCCAGGCGGTTTTCACAGCGATTCAAAGGCGATGAGTTTAACGTTTACAGGGCTCTGAGGAGTATCAACCCCTCCCCTTACCTATTCTATTTTGACTACGGAAACTTCAAGATCTTTGGCAGTTCGCCCGAGGCACAGCTAATTGTAAAAGATGGGAAAGCTGAGATTCACCCCATCGCCGGGACCTTCCGCAGGACTGGTAATGACGAGGAGGATGCCCTGCTCGCAAAAAAACTATCTGAAGATGCCAAAGAAAACAGTGAACACGTCATGCTGGTAGATCTGGCCAGAAATGATCTCAGCAGAAATGGCTCTCAGGTAAAAGTTGAGAATTACCGGGAAGTACAATTTTTTTCACATGTGATACATCTGGTATCCAAAGTAAGTGCACAAAAGAAAAAGGACATCCCTACATTAAAAGTAGTTGCTGATACTTTCCCTGCCGGGACCTTAAGCGGAGCCCCCAAACACAGGGCAATGCAACTTATTGACGCTTACGAACCTTCAAACAGGACTTATTACGGCGGAGCCATCGGATTTATGGATTTTCACGGCAACTTCAATCATGCCATCATGATTCGCACCTTTCTCAGTAAAGATCACACCCTCTATTACCAGGCAGGGGCAGGCCTGGTCGCGGCTTCAGATCCTGATGATGAATTGGAGGAGACTTATAACAAACTGGGAGCTTTAAACAAAGCCCTCGAAATCGCAGAAGACCTTTGA
- a CDS encoding aryl-sulfate sulfotransferase — protein MKRLILFPVLAILIPVLFSGCSSGFDYSIEPVLNPNNISPLTAVLQIEAEKPVKATVKVLGEIPWEQHFDSSNTKSEIPVLGLYPDRNNKVAVTLTYEGGEIRDTLEIKTAKTPARFPQIVINSIDRSKMAEGMHGCDIHFANRGKFSSGPMIFDDDGQVRWYLDLSFAGKMVSPFQRLKDGTLLMVSRHVIYEFDMLGKIVRETSIDTNYGMHHDVVELPDGNLLICVGKRNNFIKLDGNYVESDSDFIILFDRKNSKIVREWDVAKVLDVSRKDLNFFRPGDWLHMNGLAYDESDNSIIVSGKNQGLFKISWNNQLQWILSPANNWGKSGRNGEGFETAPYLLTAVNSEGEAYPEKVQLGVESDEEFDFPWGPHAPELMPEGTLLVFDNGTHRNYDPKIQYSRAVEYSIDEENSSVKQLWQYGKERGQDFFSTIVSDVDYLPETDNVLVTSGYLKDKGRLAGKIVEVDRSSGKEVFEATLYLKSINGNKTRSWGQTDILYRSERMPLRY, from the coding sequence TTGAAAAGATTAATTTTATTCCCCGTTTTAGCAATCTTAATTCCGGTATTATTTTCCGGTTGCAGTTCCGGATTCGATTATTCCATAGAACCGGTTCTGAATCCGAATAACATCTCCCCTCTGACTGCTGTTTTGCAGATAGAAGCTGAAAAACCGGTGAAGGCCACAGTAAAGGTACTTGGTGAAATTCCCTGGGAACAACATTTTGATTCTAGCAATACTAAATCCGAAATACCCGTTCTGGGGCTCTACCCGGATAGAAACAATAAGGTTGCAGTTACACTCACCTATGAAGGCGGGGAAATCAGGGATACTCTTGAAATCAAAACAGCTAAAACCCCTGCCAGATTCCCTCAGATCGTTATCAATTCGATTGATCGCAGTAAAATGGCAGAGGGTATGCACGGTTGTGATATCCATTTTGCCAATAGGGGCAAATTTAGTTCAGGACCCATGATATTTGATGATGATGGGCAAGTGCGATGGTATCTCGATCTGAGTTTTGCCGGTAAAATGGTAAGTCCGTTCCAACGACTAAAAGACGGAACCCTTCTCATGGTTAGCAGGCATGTGATCTATGAATTTGACATGCTCGGTAAGATCGTCAGGGAAACTTCCATCGATACCAATTACGGTATGCACCACGATGTTGTAGAGTTACCCGATGGAAATTTGCTGATATGTGTGGGCAAGCGAAACAACTTTATAAAACTCGACGGCAATTACGTGGAATCAGATAGTGATTTTATCATATTATTCGATCGTAAAAATTCGAAAATTGTCAGGGAATGGGATGTGGCCAAAGTGCTGGATGTTAGCAGAAAGGACCTTAATTTCTTTAGACCTGGCGACTGGCTGCATATGAATGGTCTGGCTTATGACGAAAGTGACAACTCAATTATCGTTTCCGGGAAGAACCAGGGCCTGTTTAAAATCTCCTGGAATAACCAGTTACAATGGATCCTGTCACCGGCTAACAACTGGGGTAAATCTGGAAGAAACGGGGAGGGTTTTGAAACAGCTCCCTACTTGCTTACCGCTGTTAATTCGGAAGGGGAAGCCTATCCTGAAAAGGTACAACTGGGAGTTGAAAGTGATGAGGAGTTCGATTTCCCGTGGGGACCTCATGCCCCCGAACTCATGCCGGAAGGAACGCTATTGGTTTTTGACAATGGCACCCACCGGAACTACGATCCAAAAATTCAATATTCTCGCGCAGTTGAGTACAGCATCGATGAAGAAAACAGCAGCGTAAAGCAGCTCTGGCAATACGGCAAAGAACGCGGACAGGACTTCTTTTCAACCATCGTGAGCGATGTGGACTACCTGCCGGAAACTGATAACGTCCTTGTGACCTCGGGATATCTGAAAGACAAAGGCCGGTTGGCGGGGAAAATTGTTGAAGTGGATCGCAGCAGCGGCAAGGAAGTTTTTGAGGCCACCCTTTACCTGAAGAGTATCAATGGCAATAAAACCAGATCCTGGGGGCAGACAGACATCTTGTACAGATCTGAGCGAATGCCACTTCGATACTAA
- a CDS encoding YceI family protein, with translation MKKTILSITMALVFGGFAFAATEPADIITKTVKTEESTVMWKAYKVTGSHTGLIQLTAGELTFDEDALVGGNFTVDMTSLIATDLEGDSKAKLEGHLKSDDFFGVNNHPSSTLVFTEVKANGKNSYEVTGDLTIKGITKPITFDVSIYGNKATATAKIDRAEYDVRYGSGSFFDNLGDKTIYDEFDLVVDLEF, from the coding sequence ATGAAAAAAACAATTCTCAGTATTACCATGGCCCTGGTTTTTGGAGGTTTTGCATTTGCAGCCACTGAACCGGCAGACATCATCACCAAAACCGTTAAGACAGAAGAGAGTACAGTAATGTGGAAAGCGTATAAAGTAACCGGATCTCATACCGGACTTATTCAGCTGACTGCAGGAGAACTTACTTTTGATGAAGACGCACTGGTAGGCGGTAACTTTACAGTAGATATGACCAGCTTAATCGCTACAGATCTCGAAGGTGATTCTAAAGCAAAGTTAGAAGGGCACCTCAAATCTGATGATTTCTTCGGAGTGAACAATCATCCTTCTTCAACATTGGTCTTCACCGAGGTGAAAGCTAATGGGAAAAACTCTTATGAAGTTACAGGAGATCTTACGATCAAAGGAATTACTAAGCCCATCACCTTTGATGTATCCATTTACGGAAACAAAGCTACGGCCACGGCTAAAATTGACAGAGCCGAATACGATGTTCGTTATGGATCCGGAAGTTTCTTTGACAACCTCGGAGACAAGACTATCTATGATGAATTCGATCTTGTAGTTGATCTCGAATTCTAA
- a CDS encoding NAD(P)H-dependent oxidoreductase: protein MKSYIESLEWRYATKKFDSEKRVSDKDLNLLLEATRLSASSFGLQPYHVFIITDPDIRHSLKEASWGQSQITDASHLFVFANIKNFGPELIDSYLKEVSDIREIPAEGLKAYGEFMKSKLVDLPEDVKENWTAKQTYLAMGNLLSAASTMQIDACPIEGFEAEAYDEILKLHEKDLTTSVVVAVGYRSKEDETQHLKKVRRPKESLFTHIY from the coding sequence ATGAAATCGTATATAGAAAGTTTGGAATGGCGTTATGCCACAAAAAAATTTGACAGCGAAAAGAGGGTTTCCGATAAAGACCTCAATCTGCTGTTAGAAGCAACGCGTTTGAGTGCCTCCTCCTTTGGCCTTCAACCTTATCACGTCTTTATCATTACTGATCCCGATATAAGACACTCCTTAAAAGAAGCTTCCTGGGGACAATCGCAAATCACAGATGCATCTCATCTTTTTGTCTTCGCCAATATTAAAAATTTTGGCCCGGAATTGATTGACAGCTATCTGAAAGAAGTAAGTGATATCAGGGAAATACCGGCGGAAGGTTTAAAAGCCTATGGGGAATTTATGAAATCAAAATTGGTCGATCTGCCCGAAGATGTCAAAGAGAACTGGACTGCCAAGCAAACCTATCTGGCTATGGGAAATTTACTCTCAGCAGCAAGTACGATGCAGATTGACGCCTGTCCTATAGAAGGATTTGAAGCTGAGGCCTATGACGAAATATTAAAGCTCCATGAGAAGGATTTGACCACCTCTGTAGTTGTTGCTGTGGGATACAGATCTAAAGAGGATGAAACCCAGCACCTTAAAAAGGTCCGTAGACCAAAAGAAAGTTTATTTACACACATATATTAA
- a CDS encoding MarR family winged helix-turn-helix transcriptional regulator, protein MNVEEIIKTKKSIPIRSRTLIHLMLVNNKVVETFTTALKPYGVSLQQFNVLRILRGQGDQPANLSTLNERMVTKMSNTTRLVDKLLIKGLVDRSVCETNRRKIEITITEQGLSLLGEMDEIMQKTEQSLVSDMNEKELKQLNSLLDKF, encoded by the coding sequence ATGAATGTAGAGGAGATCATAAAAACAAAAAAGAGCATTCCAATCAGGAGTCGGACCCTAATCCATCTCATGCTGGTGAATAACAAGGTGGTTGAAACCTTTACAACAGCTCTTAAACCTTATGGTGTCTCTTTACAACAGTTTAATGTTCTTAGGATTCTGAGGGGCCAGGGTGATCAACCGGCCAACCTCTCCACACTCAATGAACGCATGGTGACCAAAATGAGTAATACCACTCGTTTGGTCGATAAACTCCTAATAAAAGGTCTTGTGGATCGATCAGTTTGTGAAACGAACCGCAGGAAAATTGAAATCACTATCACTGAACAAGGGCTTTCCCTCTTAGGTGAAATGGATGAAATAATGCAGAAAACAGAGCAGTCTCTGGTTTCAGACATGAACGAAAAGGAATTAAAACAACTCAATTCCCTATTGGATAAATTTTAA
- a CDS encoding rhodanese-like domain-containing protein — protein MADLTQEEWTKQLNEDPNGVVLDVRTPEEIEEGIIKNAMQIDIYTGQAFVDSLNDLDKSKNYYVYCRSGNRSGQACAIMNSLGFENTFNLQGVSWSGKVTLADPLPPSFLNLFFRLRSYISRCKKLCCTGSGNHSFFLSMCSPPQAVRQSR, from the coding sequence ATGGCAGATCTCACCCAGGAAGAATGGACCAAACAATTGAATGAAGACCCCAACGGGGTAGTTTTGGATGTTCGTACTCCGGAAGAAATTGAAGAAGGCATTATCAAAAATGCAATGCAGATTGATATCTACACAGGGCAGGCCTTTGTCGATTCCTTGAACGATCTTGACAAAAGCAAGAATTACTACGTTTACTGCCGTTCGGGGAATAGAAGCGGACAGGCCTGTGCCATCATGAACAGTCTGGGTTTTGAAAATACCTTCAACCTACAGGGGGTATCCTGGAGTGGGAAGGTGACCTTAGCTGATCCATTACCGCCTTCTTTTCTGAATCTGTTTTTCAGACTGCGATCTTACATTAGCAGATGCAAGAAATTGTGCTGCACCGGATCTGGGAATCACAGCTTTTTCCTATCAATGTGCTCACCACCACAAGCGGTGAGACAATCCAGGTGA